The genomic window GTAAGAGAGATCCTCTATCTGACCGCTGTCGAGATTGGTGACCGAAACCAGCCTGTTCTTCCGGTCAATAGCATTGGCCCGAGTCCTGGTCCGAACGATTACCCCTTTGGCGTTGTCGAAGAATAAGGGGTCGCGCACGGCATGAAAGCTCGTGGAACGCAACTCCTTTTCATCCGAGACATCTCCGGAAACATAATAGGGAATTCCGCAGCCTCCGTAAGAGATCAGACTGTCCTTATCAACCAAGGTAATCTGTGCCTCAGGGCTCAAGCGCTTGAGCCGACAAGCGGTTTTGGGACCGGCCGCCACCCCGCCAACAATAAGAATCTGTTCTGTCATAGAAATAGTCCTTTATCGGATATAATATAATCGTTATGCAAACATAGAGACTCTTTACGAGACTATCAAACTTCAGGAGAGAAAGTAGCTTGAAATCCACCCTATGTCAAATTTTCAAGGGATGGAGAACAGTTTTTTCTTTCCATCTAATGCCAGACATGGCACTTTGTCGTAACGTAAGATTCATATACTGTTAGGTAGAACTCTCCGCTTCTTGGCCATAGTACCAGGTCATTGAAAAACACCCCACCAGGACCAACACAGAACTACCGGCAACAGATACATATCCATGTATTAGATCGAAGACAGGAGTTGAGTATGGACCGGAAATCACTAGGCATCCTTGTAGTCGAAGACAATGCCATGATGCAGAAAATGATCACTGCCATGCTCGAAGGACTCGGTTTCCAAAAATTCACTCTCGCACCAAACGGCAAAGTGGCCTGGCAAAAACTCACCACCGGCGAACCGATACATCTGATCATCTCAGATCTGAACATGCCAGAGATGGACGGAATCGAGCTGTTAGAGAAGGTACGGTCTTCTGAAAAATTCTGGGACCTACCCTTTGTCATAATTACCGCAGAGGAAAACCAAAGTCAGTTATTCTCTTCCATCGAAATCGAAGTCGACTCATATATCCTGAAGCCCTTCACTCCCATCAAACTGGAAGAAGAGATCTCTCGCGTTCTCGACAAAAAATTCAACCCCTCACCCTATACCATTGCCTTACAAGAAGGCCGCTCACTTCTCGCCATGGGGGAAGACTCAGCAACAACCATGGCCGCATTTAAGACCGCCATCCGCCTTCAACCCCTGGAAGCCGACCCCTACTACTTCTCTGCCATTATTCATGACCGAGAAGGGAGACACGCCGAGGCAAAGGCCTGCCTTGAAAAGTGTATCCTGCTGAAAGAGGCCTACCCCAAAGCCTACGACCTCATGGGACTCATCTTCCACCGGGAAAAAAACTACACGGCTGAACGTAAAATCCTCAGCCGCATCAGCGAACTCTCCCCCCATAAACTTGAGCGCAACCTGAACCTGGCTCTGGCCTCTGTCAAGATCGGCGACCAGGATGGCGTCAGAAAGTGCCTCAAGATCGCCGCGCGCCGGGTAAACCCCGACGACCTCGCCACCTACGAACGAATCTTCAAAATCTATCTTGAAGACCCATCCATGGCAGCAGAAGCAGAAACTGTGTATAAGAAATACATCGACAAAAAAATGAACAACCCTCGGCTGCTCAACAAATTCGCTCTACACTTCAAAGAGATCAAGGACTATGAGCGAGCCATCTTTTTTCTGGAGCGGATTGTCCATATCTGGCGAACCAGCAAAGACCACGGCATTCCGCCTGAAGACATGGCAGTCTTCTATTTTAACCTGGGAGTCGCCACCATCGAACAGGCAAACACATACACCGACGCGGCTCAAAAAAACACCGGGTACAAGACTGCAGCAAAAGTGCTCGATAAGGCCATTGACTGCAGCTACAAGCACGCAGGCGCTCAAAAGCTTTACGAATGGGTCACCGCCCGTCTTAAATAATAGCAACAAAACTACCTTGAACTTTCAACCTTCCTTCCGCTTGCAGACAAATTACCCACCGCCTCAAAGCTAACATTTTCCCTACCTATCCCGAGTAAAATTGTGTATAGTTTTTGATTCGTCACTATCCCTGTTCATCTGCGTCACCAGCCTGCTTGCTGTTACTGCTAAAACGCCAGGTCAAAATCGAGCTGAATAGTGACTTAAAAATCAAACCCTGCTTTTTTTGATAGATTCCGTCTATCACACACTCACGATGGCCAGCACGACAATTTCGGCCAGCACATTTTTCAAGGAGAATCACGATGAAAGTAATGTTATTAGGCGCCCCGGGCGCCGGCAAAGGCACAGTAGCAAAACTTCTTACCGCCCTGGATGGTTCAATCCAGATCTCTACCGGCGACATCCTGCGCGCTGAAGTCAGAGCAGGCTCCGAACTTGGCAAAAAAGCCGAGGCCTTCATGAAGGCTGGCGACCTGGTCCCGGACTCCTTGATCATGGACATGATGGAGATCCGCCTCCAAGCCGACGATTGCAAGAAAGGATTCCTGCTGGACGGCTTCCCGCGCACCATCCCCCAGGCAGAAGCGCTGAAAGTATTATTCGCCAAGCTTAACATCGACCTCGACATGGTGATCAATATCGATGTTCCCCGCGATGTCATCCTCGACCGGCTCTGCACCAGACGTACCTGCGCCAACGCGGACTGCCAAGCTATCTACAACGTCAAAAGCAATCCCACAAAGAAGGAGGGCATCTGCGACAAGTGCGGTAGCCCGGTTGTTCAACGCGATGACGAGACAGAAACGGCCATCACCCACCGCCTGGAAACCTATAACGCCAAGACTGCCCCGCTCATCGGCTTTTATGAGAAAGAAGGAAAATTCAAGAATGTCCCCTGCACCTCAAGCGACGACGTTGTCAAAGCGGTCAAAGAATCATTAGGGATATAATGGATGACTGAAGTTTTTGATACATCACGACAGGATCCTCCTGTCGTGACCATTATCGGCGGCGGTCTCGCCGGCTGCGAGGCAGCCTGGCAGGCTGCCGCCTTTGGTTGCCGGGTCATTCTCCACGAGATGAAACCCGGACGCTACAGCCCAGCCCATCACTCACCCCATCTCGCCGAACTAGTCTGCAGCAGTTCACTCTGCTCCGCAGCCCCGGACTCGGCGGTGGGATTACTGAAAGATGAAATGCGGGCCTTAGGCTCTCTGATCATCCAGGCTGCGGAACGGCACCGAATACCAGCAGGCAAGGCCTTGGCCGTTGATCGCGAACACTTTGCCACCTTCATTACCGAGACCATCAACCAGCACCCGCTAATCTCAGTCACTCATCATGAGGTGACTGAGCTGGCGACCGATTGCGGCACTGACCCCACCAAGCCGCTGATCCTTGCCACAGGCCCACTGACCACCGAGTCCCTGGCCAACTCCCTCGGCCTGATCACCGGCCAGGAGTATCTGGCCTTTTACGACGCCATCGCACCGATCATCGCAGTCGAGTCACTGGACCGGAAGATCATCTACCAGGCCTCCCGCTACGATGACGGCCCCGGGGATTATTTAAACTGCCCCATGGACCGTGACCAATATCAAATATTTATCGACGCCCTCGGCCAAGCGACAACCATGCCGCTCAAAGCCTTTGAAGAGGCAAAATACTTTGAAGGCTGCCTACCGATCGAAGTTATGCTGGAGCGAGGACGTGACACCTTACGCTTCGGACCAATGAAGCCGGTAGGGCTGCCTGATCCGCGCACCGGTCGCGACCCCTATGCCGTAGTCCAACTTCGCCAGGAAAATGCAGCCGGCACCCACTACAACATGGTCGGATTCCAGACCAAACTGACCTACCCTGAACAAAAGCGGGTCTTTTCTCTGATCCCGGGCCTGGCTAACGCCGAATTCACCCGCCTGGGCAGTATCCACCGCAATACTTTTGTCTGCGGGCCCAAGGTCCTGACCCCGCATCTTCAGGTCAAAGACCGGCCAGGACTTCTTCTGGCCGGCCAACTTACCGGGGTGGAAGGCTACGTTGAGTCCACCGCCATGGGCTTACTCGCCGGACGCAACGCCGCCTGTCTGGCCCTCGGGCTGCCGCTCTCAACCCCTGGCCCCGAAACTGCCCATGGCGCGCTCCTTGGCCACCTGACCCAGTCAGACCCCAAACATTTCCAACCCTCAAACGTCAACTTCAGTCTGTTCCCACCTCTTAACGTAAGGCTTCCCAAACGACAACGAGGACAACTCCGTGCACAAAAAGCGCTTGAATCTCTTGCCCAATGGCAAAACACACCTATTGGCCGCCCGCTTACTTAGCCTTCTGCTGGGGGCGGCGCTGATGCTCATTTCCATGGCGGCAGAGGCCGCCACGGAAATGATTCACTACCATCTTGCCGTAGGATTTGACCTGGGGAAGCAGAAAATTCACGGCACAGCCCAGCTATTACTCCCCGACGGCCAGGAACTCCAGCTAAACCTTCAGGGCATGGAAATTCTTTCCATCGAACTTGACGGCATCACTCTTCCTCTTCCAAAAAACCCAATCCTTGCCCTGACTCCAACCCCAGACCCTCATCGCCTGGTCATCCATTACCAAAAATCATTTGCCAGTTCCCCCGACAACCTGATCAGCCTTGAGGGTATCGCCCTTACTGACCTGTGGTATCCGCAGCCTGATACCGACTGCCGCTATCACCTTCAGGCCAGCCTTCCCAAAGGTTTTGAAGGCGTGTCCGAAGCCGACCAGATCGAAACTGAAATCACGGCTGGCGGCACGACGCAACGTTTCACCTTAAATCAACCTCTTTCAAGATTAACTTTGGTGGCAGGTCCCTATGTCGTTGCCAAGGAATCCTTTGGCAACGGCAAGACCCTCTACTCCTATTTCTTTGCTGAAGATGCAGAACTTGCTTCCTCCTATCGCCAGAAAGCTCTGGCTTACCTTGAACGCTACGAGAAGCTGATCGGCCCTTACCCCTACCAACGTTACAGCATCGTTGAAAACCGTCTGCCCACCGGATACGCAATGGCGGGCTTCACCCTGCTCGGCCAGAGCGTGGTCCGACTACCCTTCATCACCGAAACATCCCTTGGCCATGAAGTGTTGCACTCCTGGTTCGGCAACGCCGTTAAGGTGGATTACAGCCAAGGCAACTGGTGCGAGGGCCTTACCACCTACCTCGCCGACCAGGCCTACGCCGCTGACCGTGGCAACGCCACCACCTTCCGCAAGGGAGAACTGCTGAAGTATCAGCATTATGTCCGACCAGACTCGGCGCTGGCTGTCAAAAATTTTCAAGGCGCCGGACCAGGTCACGAACTGCCCCAACTGGCTGAACGGGCTATAGGGTATGGCAAGATAGCCATGATCTTCCGGATGCTGGAGCAGAAAATCGGTCAGGAGCAATTCTATACCGGACTCCGTCATTTTTATCAGACCATGAATGGCAAGACAGCCAGCTGGGACGACCTGCGCCAGGCCTTTGCCCTCAACAACACAGAACTCAATATTTTTTTCAGTCAATGGCTTGAACGAAACGATCTCCCAACCATCAGCGCCGACAAGATCGCGCTACAGGAAAAAGAAGGTATTCTCACTCTGTCCTTTACCCTGCGTCAAGCAACGGAAAAACCCTACGATCTCGATGTGCCGATCCTCATCAGCACAAGCTCTGGGACTCTACACAAGGTGGTATCCACCAGCACAACCGACCATGAGGTAGTCCTGCCGCTGACCCAACACCCGACAACCTTGACCATTGATCCGGACTACGACCTCATGCGCACCCTCTCTCTCAAAGAACTGCCGCCATCCTGGGACTGGTTCCAAGGCTCTGACAAAAAAATCGCCGTCGTCAACTCCTCTAGCGAATACGATCTGTTTCAACCTCTGATTGAGGAACTGGAACAGATCGGCGCTGAGATCATCGCGGCAAACGAGGTCACCGACACCGAACTCAAAGACAATGCCGTTATCTTTCTTGGCACATCCGGCCCGGCGCCACGAGGACTCTTCGCAGCAACAACCCATCCGGCCGAGGGGCTGACAATCGATATCCGCACCAACCCGATCAACCCCCTCTATCCCATGGCCTTGGTTTCGGCCAACACTCCAACTGAGGCGGCGGCAGGACTTCGCAAGCTAAGACACTACGGCAGTTACAGATTCCTTCATTTCAAAGACGGACAAACCCTGGACAAACAAAAAGCTGTTGGGCCCCTGGGGATTCAGTACGAGCTTGAGGAAGAGCCCACTGCCATCGCCACCCCGTCGACCTTTGACTTCGCCACAGTCATGACCAAACTGCTCAACAAGCGCGTAATTTACGTAGGAGAGAGCCATACCCGCTACGAAGATCACAAACTCCAACTCCGAGTGATCCGAGAATTGCACGCCCTGGGCAGAAACGTCGCCATCGGCATGGAGATGTTCCCCCACTCGGCGCAACAGTCCCTCGACAACTTCATTGCCGGCACCATCACCGAAAATGAGTTTCTCAAGCAGTCGAACTATTTCAAGGTCTGGAGCTTTGACTACCGGCTCTACCGGGAAATCATCAACTTCGCCCGTGCCAACAACATCCCGGTGATCGCCTTGAACATCGACAAGGAGAAAGTAAGCAAAGTCTACCAGCAGGGCGGCATGGCCGGACTAAGCCCTGAAGAACTTTCGACCCTGCCAGTAGATCGCGACCTGGACATCCCGGGCTATCGGAAGCGAATCCACGAGGTCTATGATTTTCACCCCGGTCGTACCGAAAAACAATTCTCCGGATTTTTTCAGTCCCAGGCCATCTGGGATGAAATCATGGCCCAAACCATCGCCGACTATGTTGCCAGTCACCCGGATCGGCAGATGGTAGTGCTAGCTGGTAACGGCCATGTGCTTAAAGATACCGCCATCCCTCCTCGGGTTGCCCGGCGTCATCCAGAGGTAGACCAGGCAGTGGTTATGTCCTCGGATGGCACAGTCATTGCCCCATACGAAGCGGACTTCCTGGTCTTCATGCCACCTGCCGCCCTTCCGCCTCAGGCTCTGATGGGTATTGTGCTGACACTGGATAAAGAACTCGGATCAGTCGTTATCGAAGAGGTCAGGCCCCAGAGCCCGGCACTCAAGGCCGGGATCCAGAAAGGCGACATCCTCATCACCCTTGAAGGCCAGCCTGTTGCAACCCCTGATGATGTCAGAATCATATTAGTCGATAAGAAAGTGGGAGACCCGATCACTGCGACCATCAAACGGCAACGTCCACTCTTCTCTGACTATGAACTGACGCTTGAAGTGATCTTATGAGCGCCAGCATTGCCGATGACCCCATTCGCCTGCTGCATGACCTGCGAAGCCTTGTCCAACTCCATCGGGATTTCGGCATCCTGGAGTATCCGCAGACACCTGATCTTGACCGTTTCCTCAAGTCCGCGCCACCCCCAGTTCAGACCAAGCCGAGAAATAAAAATCTCCAGCTGGATCGCGAGACAACTCCTCCGAAAAATGTCCAGCCAAAACCCGTAACCATAACACCACCCCAACCGTCACAGACCCTCAACGAAATCGAAACCGAGCTTGGCGACTGCACCCGCTGCACGCTCCATCACAACAGAGACCGACTCCTCTTTGGTGCAGGCCCAAAAAAAGCCAGGCTCTTTATTGTCGGCGATTTCCCTACCCATGAGGACGAAGCGGCCGGCAACCCTTTCGGCGGCGAAGCCGGAGAATTGCTGACCAAGATGCTGAAAGCTATCGACCTCAATCGCAACGATGTCT from Desulfobulbaceae bacterium includes these protein-coding regions:
- a CDS encoding response regulator; the protein is MDRKSLGILVVEDNAMMQKMITAMLEGLGFQKFTLAPNGKVAWQKLTTGEPIHLIISDLNMPEMDGIELLEKVRSSEKFWDLPFVIITAEENQSQLFSSIEIEVDSYILKPFTPIKLEEEISRVLDKKFNPSPYTIALQEGRSLLAMGEDSATTMAAFKTAIRLQPLEADPYYFSAIIHDREGRHAEAKACLEKCILLKEAYPKAYDLMGLIFHREKNYTAERKILSRISELSPHKLERNLNLALASVKIGDQDGVRKCLKIAARRVNPDDLATYERIFKIYLEDPSMAAEAETVYKKYIDKKMNNPRLLNKFALHFKEIKDYERAIFFLERIVHIWRTSKDHGIPPEDMAVFYFNLGVATIEQANTYTDAAQKNTGYKTAAKVLDKAIDCSYKHAGAQKLYEWVTARLK
- a CDS encoding adenylate kinase is translated as MKVMLLGAPGAGKGTVAKLLTALDGSIQISTGDILRAEVRAGSELGKKAEAFMKAGDLVPDSLIMDMMEIRLQADDCKKGFLLDGFPRTIPQAEALKVLFAKLNIDLDMVINIDVPRDVILDRLCTRRTCANADCQAIYNVKSNPTKKEGICDKCGSPVVQRDDETETAITHRLETYNAKTAPLIGFYEKEGKFKNVPCTSSDDVVKAVKESLGI
- a CDS encoding methylenetetrahydrofolate--tRNA-(uracil(54)-C(5))-methyltransferase (FADH(2)-oxidizing) TrmFO, which translates into the protein MTEVFDTSRQDPPVVTIIGGGLAGCEAAWQAAAFGCRVILHEMKPGRYSPAHHSPHLAELVCSSSLCSAAPDSAVGLLKDEMRALGSLIIQAAERHRIPAGKALAVDREHFATFITETINQHPLISVTHHEVTELATDCGTDPTKPLILATGPLTTESLANSLGLITGQEYLAFYDAIAPIIAVESLDRKIIYQASRYDDGPGDYLNCPMDRDQYQIFIDALGQATTMPLKAFEEAKYFEGCLPIEVMLERGRDTLRFGPMKPVGLPDPRTGRDPYAVVQLRQENAAGTHYNMVGFQTKLTYPEQKRVFSLIPGLANAEFTRLGSIHRNTFVCGPKVLTPHLQVKDRPGLLLAGQLTGVEGYVESTAMGLLAGRNAACLALGLPLSTPGPETAHGALLGHLTQSDPKHFQPSNVNFSLFPPLNVRLPKRQRGQLRAQKALESLAQWQNTPIGRPLT
- a CDS encoding PDZ domain-containing protein yields the protein MHKKRLNLLPNGKTHLLAARLLSLLLGAALMLISMAAEAATEMIHYHLAVGFDLGKQKIHGTAQLLLPDGQELQLNLQGMEILSIELDGITLPLPKNPILALTPTPDPHRLVIHYQKSFASSPDNLISLEGIALTDLWYPQPDTDCRYHLQASLPKGFEGVSEADQIETEITAGGTTQRFTLNQPLSRLTLVAGPYVVAKESFGNGKTLYSYFFAEDAELASSYRQKALAYLERYEKLIGPYPYQRYSIVENRLPTGYAMAGFTLLGQSVVRLPFITETSLGHEVLHSWFGNAVKVDYSQGNWCEGLTTYLADQAYAADRGNATTFRKGELLKYQHYVRPDSALAVKNFQGAGPGHELPQLAERAIGYGKIAMIFRMLEQKIGQEQFYTGLRHFYQTMNGKTASWDDLRQAFALNNTELNIFFSQWLERNDLPTISADKIALQEKEGILTLSFTLRQATEKPYDLDVPILISTSSGTLHKVVSTSTTDHEVVLPLTQHPTTLTIDPDYDLMRTLSLKELPPSWDWFQGSDKKIAVVNSSSEYDLFQPLIEELEQIGAEIIAANEVTDTELKDNAVIFLGTSGPAPRGLFAATTHPAEGLTIDIRTNPINPLYPMALVSANTPTEAAAGLRKLRHYGSYRFLHFKDGQTLDKQKAVGPLGIQYELEEEPTAIATPSTFDFATVMTKLLNKRVIYVGESHTRYEDHKLQLRVIRELHALGRNVAIGMEMFPHSAQQSLDNFIAGTITENEFLKQSNYFKVWSFDYRLYREIINFARANNIPVIALNIDKEKVSKVYQQGGMAGLSPEELSTLPVDRDLDIPGYRKRIHEVYDFHPGRTEKQFSGFFQSQAIWDEIMAQTIADYVASHPDRQMVVLAGNGHVLKDTAIPPRVARRHPEVDQAVVMSSDGTVIAPYEADFLVFMPPAALPPQALMGIVLTLDKELGSVVIEEVRPQSPALKAGIQKGDILITLEGQPVATPDDVRIILVDKKVGDPITATIKRQRPLFSDYELTLEVIL
- a CDS encoding uracil-DNA glycosylase, producing the protein MSASIADDPIRLLHDLRSLVQLHRDFGILEYPQTPDLDRFLKSAPPPVQTKPRNKNLQLDRETTPPKNVQPKPVTITPPQPSQTLNEIETELGDCTRCTLHHNRDRLLFGAGPKKARLFIVGDFPTHEDEAAGNPFGGEAGELLTKMLKAIDLNRNDVYLSTTVKCRTADNSAPQPEQIATCLPFLTRQISAVGPLIICTMGPIATQALLKNNTPLIRLRGRFHQCYGIELMPTFHPSFLIKNPDMKKATWIDLQLIQAKLA